The DNA sequence AACCAAATTTCTCAAACAGTTCTTTTGCCGGTGCTGATGCGCCAAAAGTATCCATGCCGATGACTTCATCCGCCAAACGGTACCACTCCAGTCCGCGCGCCGCTTCAATGGCTACTTTTTTTGTATCTGGAAGAATAATTTCATCAATATAGTCCTGATCCTGTTCTATAAACAAATCATAGCACGGAACAGAAACAACATTGACAAAAAGACCTTTTTCATTCAGTGCCTCTTTTGTTTTGAGTGCCAGTTCCACTTCGCTTCCTGAAGCAATAAGCGTCAGCGAAGCATTTTCATCACTTGCCAGCAGATACCCTCCGCGGCTTATTTCACCTTTTACCGGAGCAGGGACAATAGCGAGACCCTGGCGGGAACATACAAAAGCAGACGGAGATTTTTTCATTGTCAGTGCTGTTTTCCATGCTGCAACATTTTCAGCACCGTCAGCCGGACGCCACACATAAAAGTTCGGCAGGGCACGGAACTGTGAAAGATGCTCGATCGGTTCATGTGTCGGGCCGTCTTCTCCAACACCGATACTGTCATGCGTCCATACAAAGAACTGCTGAATGCCTGTCAGTGCCGCAATCCTTGCAGCAGGCTTGAGGTAGTCCGAAAATACAAAGAACGTTGAAGTAAACGGCATGAGCGGACCATACAATGCCATTGCATTGGCAATAGCCGCCATCGCATGCTCTCGAATACCAAAATAGATATTTTTTCCTTTTGGAAAAACACCCATATCATTCAAATATGTTTTGTTTGAAGGACTTAAATCCGCCGAACCGCCGATAAAACCGGGAATCGCTTTGGCTATGGCATTGAGAATTTTTCCGTTTGTATTTCTTGTTGCATCGGCTTTTTCAAAAACCGGCCATTGTATTCTTGAAAAGTCATGATTCAGGAGTGCCTCAAGTGCTTCATTCTGTTCCATTAAAGGAGCAGTTTTAAGCGAATGTATCCACTCGCGTTCTGCCAGATCACCCGCTTCAACGGCACATCGAAAACGTACCATCACATCCTCAGGCACAAAGAATTTCTTCTCCGGATCAAATCCTGCACCTCTTTTGGCATCTGCAATCACATCTTCACCAAGCGGTGCCCCGTGAGCATGATGAGAACCTTCAAGAGGACCTGCTCCCTTGGCTATAATAGTATTTGCAATGATAAGGACCGGTCTGTCTGCTTTTTTTGCCTGAGCAATTGTTGCGTCTATCTCATCATAGTCATGCCCGTTACACTCAAGTACTTCCCAGCACTGCGATTCAAAACGTGCTCGGATATCTTCACTGATACTTAAGTCAGTATTACCCTCAATAGTTATACGGTTTGAGTCATAAATAAGAATAAGATTGTCGAGTTTGTTGTGTCCGGCAAGAGAGCATGCCTCATAAGAGATACCCTCTTCCAGGTCACCGTCTCCGCACAGACAGTAGACAGTGTGATCAATCAGTTTCGCTGTATCCGAATTCACCTGTGCACCGACATATTTTGATGCCATAGAAAAACCTACCGCATTGGCGATTCCCTGCCCCAGCGGACCGGTTGTGATTTCTATGCCTTCAGTGTGTCCGTATTCAGGATGTCCCGGTGTTTTTGAATCAAGCTGACGAAACTGCTTTAAATCATCAAGCGTCAAGCCATATCCCCAAAGATAATAGAGGGAGTAGATAAGCCCTGTTGCATGCCCGCCTGAAAAGACAAGTCTGTCACGGTTCAGCCATGAAGGATTTTTAGGGTTATGCTTGAGATGTTCACTCAAAACCACTGCAATATCGGCCAGTCCCATTGGTGCGCCCGGATGACCCGAATTTGCCTTTTGTACCATATCTGCTGCTAAAAATCTTATCGTATTCGCCATCTTTTGACGCATTGCATTTTCATTCATTTTTATTCCTTGTGCCTGTTTATGTATTTTGTTAATAAAGGTGACAACTCGCCTGACAAGCTCTCATCAAAATTACACATTTCACTGTTGAGCTCATCTGCCAAAGCATCTGCCTCTCTTACTGCCGTTTGCAGTCCAAGTATCGTTACGAAACTGTTTTTCTCTTCATCATTGTTTGTCAGCTTTCCTGCTTCGTCTGAACTTTGTGTGACA is a window from the Sulfurimonas hydrogeniphila genome containing:
- the tkt gene encoding transketolase; this translates as MNENAMRQKMANTIRFLAADMVQKANSGHPGAPMGLADIAVVLSEHLKHNPKNPSWLNRDRLVFSGGHATGLIYSLYYLWGYGLTLDDLKQFRQLDSKTPGHPEYGHTEGIEITTGPLGQGIANAVGFSMASKYVGAQVNSDTAKLIDHTVYCLCGDGDLEEGISYEACSLAGHNKLDNLILIYDSNRITIEGNTDLSISEDIRARFESQCWEVLECNGHDYDEIDATIAQAKKADRPVLIIANTIIAKGAGPLEGSHHAHGAPLGEDVIADAKRGAGFDPEKKFFVPEDVMVRFRCAVEAGDLAEREWIHSLKTAPLMEQNEALEALLNHDFSRIQWPVFEKADATRNTNGKILNAIAKAIPGFIGGSADLSPSNKTYLNDMGVFPKGKNIYFGIREHAMAAIANAMALYGPLMPFTSTFFVFSDYLKPAARIAALTGIQQFFVWTHDSIGVGEDGPTHEPIEHLSQFRALPNFYVWRPADGAENVAAWKTALTMKKSPSAFVCSRQGLAIVPAPVKGEISRGGYLLASDENASLTLIASGSEVELALKTKEALNEKGLFVNVVSVPCYDLFIEQDQDYIDEIILPDTKKVAIEAARGLEWYRLADEVIGMDTFGASAPAKELFEKFGFTVDAILEKIK